Proteins co-encoded in one Ananas comosus cultivar F153 linkage group 15, ASM154086v1, whole genome shotgun sequence genomic window:
- the LOC109721740 gene encoding uncharacterized protein LOC109721740, with the protein MASLTPGILIKLLKNINSNVKVCGEYRSILLQVISIVPALTGSELYPDHGFFIKVSDSLHSTYVSLSKDDNELILSNKLQLGQFIYVDKVEPRIPVPVLVGVRPVPGRNPCVGNPKDLMHMSVPSGTLEGVDNEKRSSKSSDSAEGEKENPQRRVVIKEEKVVVASRYMQGISSNNAKSGIFESNADADKVNGRGGSPEVNKRATPLKAKQELRSQERPNTTSPSQNSSVLTKQEASKDGQKDAKTTTKSSSAKPASAAKQTSPSKSISSASSSKRRVVDNIPWDSLPNSLIKPGKGIVRRKNLALVVAAEAQREATAASSLVKGLCIFADLRKSATEENPHESLTKFFQLCRLINQPNIVSWKEYAPDIPKQVPSDKENSAKKTSTSHKKAGANSSKQFEEPCTNEKIEWARGDGSKEIQEIWSTLREESRSWFLNFLEGALETGFKLEARVKKSTKDRSGGNSKDSDGLIAVTLSQLKTASNWLDQLRSEVGNTEDGTVETIDRLKRKVYTCLLGNVESAASALESRTAC; encoded by the exons ATGGCGTCGCTTACTCCGGGAATTCTTATAAAGCTTCTGAAGAACATAAACTCTAATGTAAAAGTTTGCGGAGAATACCGGTCCATCCTTCTGCAAGTTATCAGCATCGTGCCCGCCCTAACCGGCTCCGAGCTATACCCAGACCACGGCTTCTTCATAAAGGTGTCGGATTCTTTGCATTCGACGTACGTTTCTCTATCTAAAGATGATAATGAGCTCATATTGTCTAACAAACTACAACTCGGACAATTCATCTATGTCGACAAAGTCGAGCCCAGAATCCCTGTTCCGGTCCTTGTTGGCGTGCGGCCCGTGCCGGGTAGGAATCCGTGTGTCGGGAACCCAAAGGATCTAATGCATATGTCTGTTCCTTCTGGTACTCTTGAGGGAGTGGATAATGAAAAGAGGAGTAGCAAATCAAGTGACTCGGCTGAGGGGGAGAAGGAAAATCCTCAAAGAAGAGTAGTTATTAAGGAGGAGAAGGTTGTGGTTGCTTCGCGCTACATGCAGGGAATTTCAAGTAATAACGCGAAAAGCGGTATTTTTGAGTCTAATGCTGATGCTGATAAAGTTAATGGAAGGGGGGGCAGTCCCGAAGTGAACAAGAGGGCCACTCCTTTGAAGGCCAAACAAGAGCTTAGATCTCAG GAACGGCCAAACACAACGTCGCCTAGTCAGAATAGTTCAGTTTTGACAAAGCAAGAAGCTTCCAAGGATGGTCAGAAAGATGCGAAAACAACCACCAAGAGCTCATCTGCGAAGCCTGCTTCTGCTGCGAAGCAGACATCGCCATCCAAGTCGATCTCATCCGCATCTAGCAGTAAAAGGAGAGTTGTCGATAACATCCCTTGGGACTCCCTTCCGAATAGCCTAATCAAACCTGGCAAG GGCATTGTGAGAAGGAAAAACCTGGCTCTTGTAGTAGCAGCTGAGGCGCAAAGAGAAGCAACTGCAGCTTCATCCCTTGTTAAGGGACTTTG CATATTTGCTGATCTCCGTAAATCTGCGACCGAGGAGAACCCCCATGAATCTCTTACTAAGTTCTTCCAACTATGTCGGCTTATAAATCAACCAAACATCGTCAGTTGGAAAGAATACGCCCCCGACATCCCTAAACAAGTGCCATCAGACAAGGAGAATTCTGCCAAGAAAACTTCGACCTCCCACAAAAAAGCAGGTGCGAATTCTTCAAAACAATTCGAGGAACCGTGCACGAACGAAAAGATTGAGTGGGCGCGAGGGGACGGTTCCAAGGAGATCCAAGAAATTTGGTCCACTCTCAGGGAGGAGTCGCGGTCGTGGTTCTTAAATTTCTTGGAAGGCGCCTTAGAAACCGGCTTTAAGTTAGAGGCCCGAGTTAAAAAGAGTACCAAGGATCGATCTGGAGGGAATTCGAAGGACTCTGACGGGCTGATTGCAGTTACACTGTCGCAGCTCAAGACTGCCAGTAACTGGCTAGATCAACTTCGCAGTGAAGTAGGTAATACAGAAGATGGAACGGTCGAGACAATCGATCGGTTGAAGCGAAAGGTCTATACTTGCTTACTAGGAAATGTCGAGTCAGCGGCAT